In [Limnothrix rosea] IAM M-220, one genomic interval encodes:
- a CDS encoding STAS domain-containing protein yields the protein MTSYQNLQTICPETSLTAANAAEFSQLLTQTIRESEVNKILINLKKVELVDSAAVVALVKATRLAKSQGKDLGLVSVNSQVRMVLELTQLDRFVQIYRDEADFLGYRYELMAA from the coding sequence ATGACTTCGTACCAAAACTTACAAACTATTTGTCCTGAAACGTCTTTGACTGCGGCTAACGCTGCTGAGTTTAGCCAGTTATTAACGCAGACAATTAGAGAGAGTGAAGTTAATAAAATCTTAATCAACCTGAAAAAAGTTGAATTGGTGGATAGTGCCGCTGTTGTTGCCCTTGTGAAAGCAACTCGTCTAGCAAAGTCTCAAGGCAAAGATTTGGGTTTAGTTTCTGTGAATTCTCAAGTGCGCATGGTACTAGAGCTCACTCAGCTTGATCGTTTTGTTCAGATTTATCGAGATGAAGCTGACTTTTTGGGCTATCGCTATGAATTGATGGCGGCGTAA